TCGTCACCCGGCCCGCCTCGGGATCGAGATCGACGATCGCTTCGGCGCCCTGCAGGGGGCCGTCGCCGCGACCGGCGGCGAGTTCCGGTTCGTCCGTCCGCCAGGTAACTGGGACCTGGTCGGGCCGGAAGTCCGGATCGACCCGGGAGTCCTCGATCGCGAGCGTATCGCCCGCGTCGTACATCTTCGCGCCGAGGACGGCGATCATGCCCGCGTTGTCCCGCAGAAATCGCGGTTCGGGTGCGTGGAACTCGGCCCCGCGTCGTGCGCACATCTCTCGGAGCATCTCCCGGAGTCGCGCGTTCTGCCCGACGCCACCTCCGAGGACGAGTTCGTCGCTGCCGGTCAGCGAGAGCGCCCGCTCGGAGACCTCGGTGAGCATCCCGAAGATCGTCTCCTGTAGCGAGTAACAGATGTCCTCGACCGGAACCCCGTCGTCGTACCGCCCCTTGGCTGCGCTCATGATCCCCGAGAAAGAGAAGTCCATCCCCTTGACGACGTAGGGGAGGTCGACGTACTCGCCGTCTTTCGCCGCGTCCTCGACCTTCGGCCCGCCGGGGTGTGACCAGCCGACGTGGCGGGTAAACTTGTCGATCGCGTTGCCGACGCCGGTGTCCATCGTCTCCCCGAGGACGCGATAGCGGCCGTTCCGGTAGGCCAGCAGGTGCGCGTTCGCGCCGCTCGCGTTCAGACAGACCGGCGAGTCGAAGCCGGCGGCGTGGCGACCGATCTCGAGGTGGGCGACCATGTGGTTCACCCCGACCAGTGGGACGTCGAGGGTCTGACTCAGCGCCCGCGCGGCCGTCCCGACCACGCGCAGACAGGGGCCGAGTCCGGGACCGCGGGAGAAGGCGACGGCATCGACCGGGGGTTCGGTTCCCGATCGATCGCCGGTCTCGCGGGCGCGATCGAGCGCCGTCTCGACGACGCGGGGAATCGCGTCGTGCATGTGTTCGGCGGCTTCGCGGGGGTGAATGCCGCCGCTCTCTGGCTGGTACGCGTCGCTCTCGATGAATACGTCATCGGTCTCGGTATCGTAGACGGCCGCGCTGGCCGCCCAGGCGGTACCCTCGATCCCGAGTACCCGAATACCAGTGCTCACAGTTTGTAGTTATCGCCCGGAGTGGTGCTCACGGGCCGGTTTACGGGGCGTCGCGCCGGCAACCGCTTCCCGGACGCGTTTCCCGAGGCCTCTCGCTGCGCCGGATGCCTCGCCGCTCACGGCGTTCGCCGTTCGCTTTTCCACGATGCGTCTCGCTCCGCTCGCCGCATCGCCTTACTCCCACTCGGTGTAGCCGCACTTGCCGCAGTGGGTCCGATCGCCGTGGTCGGCGAGGAAGGCGTCGCCACAGCGGGGGCACTGTTCGCGCGCCGTGGTACCGTCCTCGTTGTAGAGTTCGTAGCGCGCCATCTATGCTTCCTCCGGTTCGGCTTCTGCCTCGCTCTCTTCCTCGACGCCGATCTTGTTGCGCTCGAGCATGTGGTCCTGCTCGACCTCGCGGGCGGAGTCGGCCGTGTCGTAAACCTTCGCCTGGCCGACCGTCTTGCGCATCCCGAACTTGGTATCGAGTTTCCGGATGACGACCTCGGCGGCGTCCTTGTTCAGCTTCGCAGCGAGACTGTCGCGAACCTGCAGGCGCGAGGGCGTCGCGTCCTCGTGGATCAGTTCGAATGTAACGTCCGTTCGATGCAACATGGGGTTCTCCTCCTCGGAGATGATGTCGACGTCCATGATATCACTCAGTTACCCTACTATCCCCGTGTAGCGCCTAAAAGGATTTCGAAGCCGGGGGGCGTCACCACCCACCGTCCTGCCCCGTTCCTCGATCGAGCGTCTCCCGTCGACGGGCGACGGCGGAATACCGGTCGGATGTCCGGAAATACAGGCGTTTCGCGTAATTCCTTTACCTTCGTACGGCTCGTCCGTGCTAGCATGGACACAGAATCGATCGTCTTCGGCGGCTTACTCGGTACCCAGCTCGTCGGGTCACTGGTGCTCGTCCTCGGGTTCTTTCTGCAGGGCGTGGGCCCGCTGGTGGCCGTCGGCGGGTTCCTCATCCTCGCCAGCGTCGTCGGCCTGGCACTCACCGCGACGCTCGTCGACGAGGACGACCACACGATCCACGTCCCCGATCGGCGCGAGGGGTGGCTCTCGGGCCTCGGGCGCGACTCGGAGCGGTAACGCCCCCTTCACCGGGTATCGCTGGTTCTCTCGCTGCTCGAAGCACGGTTGTGACCCGGTTTGATTGTCGCGATTCGATTGGTCTCCGGACGAGGCCAGTCCGACGGCCGACCCCGGCGAGACGATTCGAGCGAACTCCACATCCGGTCAGAACCGACCGAGACGGGATTGTTCCTCGCGACCCCCGTTGGGGACCGTTCCGAGCAGCCTGCTCGTCGCTCCCGTTCACGCGGTCGCAGTCGTCGCGGTTCTCGACCGACGGCACGTCGGTGGCTGAATCACCCGGACAGCACCACCAACCCCCGCGGCGTCAGCCTCTCGAGGTCGTCGCCCCAGGCGATCGGGACGCGGTCCCAGCGATCGCCGAAGTCGTCGGTGACGAATAGTCCGCGATTGGTCACCCCGTACACGACGCCGTTCTCGCCGGTCGTATCGAAGACGGTCCTGGCGACTCCCTCGCCCGTCGGCACTCCGCGCCCGTCGAGACGCTCCCAGTCGGCGTCGGCACCGTCCCGCCGGTAGACGTAGGAGTCGGCCCGCTCGGCCGCGTGGGCCGTCCGGGCACCGCTGGCACTCGAGACCAGCACGCGATCGGGGTCGCCGGGATCGGGGACGACGCTCCAGCAGTAGCGGTGATCGAGTCCGGCCTGTGGATGACGCCAGGTTTCGCCCCCGTCGTCGCTCTCGGCGTAGCCGTCGCCCGCCGCGGCGTAGATCCGCCCCTCCCGATCGGGGTGGATAGCGAGACTGTGGTTGTCCCGACGCGATCCGGGGGGCCGTTCCCGCCACGTCTCGCCCCCGTCGGTACTGTAGACGAACGCGCCAGCCTCGATGCCGACGGCGAGCCGATCGGGATCGAAGGGGTCCACCTCGAGCCAGCGCACGTGGTGGGTGTGTGGCCGGGGCGGGAAGTACCACTCCGACGCGGACGGCAGGTCGGTCAGGCCGTCGAGGTGGATCCAGGAGTCCCCGCCGTCCGTCGACCGGTAGATCCGACTGGGTTCGGTGCCCGCGTAGACGACGTCCGGATCGTGGGGACTGATCGCCAGCGACATCACGGCGGTGTCCCCGGGCGTCTCGTCCCCGTCGGCCGCGGGTTCGTTCCCGACGAAATCGGTTTCGAGCCGATCGAACGATTCCCCACCGTCGGTACTCCGGACGAGTCCGTTCTCGAACGTCCCGACGAACACCCGGTCCGGCATCGTGGGGGCGGCCGCGACGCACTCGAGGTCGTGGCCCTGGAGTGCCGTCGACGTCTCCCACTCGTCGGTCCCGTCCCCCTCGCAGACGAGGAGTCGGTCTCGCATCGCGACGTAGCCGATCGTCATACCTGCCACTACGGTGCCAGCGGGGAGAAACGTTGTCCCGGCCGATCGAGTCAGTCGGTCACCCGTTCGGCGAGCGTCGATTTGTCGATCTTCTGCGTCGCCGTCCGCGGGAACTCGTCGACGAAGACGATCCGTCGCGGTTTCTGGTAGTCGGCCATCTCGACGGTCGACTCCCAGTACTCGAGTACGTCGTCCTCGGTGAGATCCTCGTCGGGGACGATCGCTGCCGTGACGGCCTCGCCCCAGCGCTCGTGTGGCGTCCCGAAGACGGCGACGGCCGCGATCTCGTCCATCCCTTGGAGGACGTCTTCGACGGCGCTCGGGGCGACGTTCTCACCGCCGGTGACGATCATGTCGTCGACCCGATCGACGTAGTACAGCCGTCCGTCGTCGTCCTGCCTGACGACGTCGCCGGTCCGTAGCCACCGTCCGGAAGTCCCGTCTTCCGACTCCTCAGTCGCTTCGCTCCTGGGGACGTCATCGGTGAACGCCGCCGCCGTCCGCTCCGGATCGTTCCAGTAGCGGGGCATGATGACGTCTCCCCGCAGGAGGAGTTCACCGGGTTCTCCGGGGTCGACCGGCTCGGTGCCGCCGATCTCGACGACGTCGGCTTCGACGGCCTGCGTCGGCCGCCCCATGAGACCCGGTTCCGGCTCCGTTCCCGGATCGAAGGTCACGCTCAGGCCCGTATTCTCCGTCTGTCCGTAGTAGTTCAACAGCGCGTCGACGTCGAACGCGTCGCCGAACCGCTCGAGTGCCGGGCCCGGCGCGGGGGCACCGCCGTAGAAGGCGATCCGGAGCGACGACGTGTCGTACGCGTGCGCCTCGTCGGTGTTGAGCGCGTCGATCATCATCGTGGGGATG
The nucleotide sequence above comes from Halosolutus halophilus. Encoded proteins:
- a CDS encoding 30S ribosomal protein S24e; the encoded protein is MDVDIISEEENPMLHRTDVTFELIHEDATPSRLQVRDSLAAKLNKDAAEVVIRKLDTKFGMRKTVGQAKVYDTADSAREVEQDHMLERNKIGVEEESEAEAEPEEA
- a CDS encoding bifunctional N(6)-L-threonylcarbamoyladenine synthase/serine/threonine protein kinase codes for the protein MSTGIRVLGIEGTAWAASAAVYDTETDDVFIESDAYQPESGGIHPREAAEHMHDAIPRVVETALDRARETGDRSGTEPPVDAVAFSRGPGLGPCLRVVGTAARALSQTLDVPLVGVNHMVAHLEIGRHAAGFDSPVCLNASGANAHLLAYRNGRYRVLGETMDTGVGNAIDKFTRHVGWSHPGGPKVEDAAKDGEYVDLPYVVKGMDFSFSGIMSAAKGRYDDGVPVEDICYSLQETIFGMLTEVSERALSLTGSDELVLGGGVGQNARLREMLREMCARRGAEFHAPEPRFLRDNAGMIAVLGAKMYDAGDTLAIEDSRVDPDFRPDQVPVTWRTDEPELAAGRGDGPLQGAEAIVDLDPEAGRVTKRREAKTYRHPALDDRLRRERTRIEARLTSQARREGVPTPVLSDVDPRESRLELEYVGDRDLRAIVRASDAAAAADRVRDVGRYLAVLHRAGFVHGDPTTRNVRVNSDRTYLIDFGLGYHSDHVEDYAMDLHVFDQSLVGTAADPGPLREAVREGYREVGDEGVLDRLREVEGRGRYVDDA
- a CDS encoding class I adenylate-forming enzyme family protein codes for the protein MNVYDHFEHVATKSPTKTAVSGPGSGDGISYEELDQQARQVAAWVDATVQDGGRVAIYLPDEPAYLPVVLGIWRAGRVGTPLNARFGLDELEYTLSDLDPSALVTSEAFADESRQLVDRIEALEEDAIVTADDVRRFDPAAFPPATDAPETVRRLDDETAVVMYTSGTTGRPKGVVQTHRNVSAQVDVGITFYGLDETDVVLAPVPLFHVGGLYGCAIPALLAGGTVVVQRGWDATDWARLVEETSATVTGLIPTMMIDALNTDEAHAYDTSSLRIAFYGGAPAPGPALERFGDAFDVDALLNYYGQTENTGLSVTFDPGTEPEPGLMGRPTQAVEADVVEIGGTEPVDPGEPGELLLRGDVIMPRYWNDPERTAAAFTDDVPRSEATEESEDGTSGRWLRTGDVVRQDDDGRLYYVDRVDDMIVTGGENVAPSAVEDVLQGMDEIAAVAVFGTPHERWGEAVTAAIVPDEDLTEDDVLEYWESTVEMADYQKPRRIVFVDEFPRTATQKIDKSTLAERVTD
- a CDS encoding 30S ribosomal protein S27ae, translating into MARYELYNEDGTTAREQCPRCGDAFLADHGDRTHCGKCGYTEWE
- a CDS encoding WD40/YVTN/BNR-like repeat-containing protein; translated protein: MTIGYVAMRDRLLVCEGDGTDEWETSTALQGHDLECVAAAPTMPDRVFVGTFENGLVRSTDGGESFDRLETDFVGNEPAADGDETPGDTAVMSLAISPHDPDVVYAGTEPSRIYRSTDGGDSWIHLDGLTDLPSASEWYFPPRPHTHHVRWLEVDPFDPDRLAVGIEAGAFVYSTDGGETWRERPPGSRRDNHSLAIHPDREGRIYAAAGDGYAESDDGGETWRHPQAGLDHRYCWSVVPDPGDPDRVLVSSASGARTAHAAERADSYVYRRDGADADWERLDGRGVPTGEGVARTVFDTTGENGVVYGVTNRGLFVTDDFGDRWDRVPIAWGDDLERLTPRGLVVLSG